A single genomic interval of Helianthus annuus cultivar XRQ/B chromosome 6, HanXRQr2.0-SUNRISE, whole genome shotgun sequence harbors:
- the LOC118479706 gene encoding calcium-transporting ATPase, endoplasmic reticulum-type-like, giving the protein MMDGTPFPAWSKSVEECLKAYNVKLEKGLSSYDVEKRHEIYGFNELKKEKGKPLWRLVLEQFDDMLVKILLVAAFISFVLAYFEQKETNESAFEAYVEPVVIVLILVLNAFVGVWQESNAEKALKALTEMQCESCKTMRDGYLVPDLPARDLVPGDIVELRVGDKVPADMRVAVLKTSTLRVEQSSLTGESVPVMKGTQPVLVKDCDLQAKDNMVFGGTTIVNGSCICIVVNTGMRTEIGEIQKQIHEASMEESDTPLKKKLDEFGNNLTTVIGFVCLAVWAINYKYFLTWETVNGWPTNLKFSFEKCTYYFKTAVALAVAAIPEGLPAVITTCLALGTRKMAQKNAIMRKLASVETLGCTTVICSDKTGTLTTNQMSVTEILTFGGKKTAPRMFHVEGTTYDPKDGGIVDWSCFNMDANLQAVAEICAVCNDAGVYYDGRVFKVTGLPTEAALKVLVEKMGVPDVKARKKIRGLQIMANYLIDNNSVKLGCCDWWTKRSKRVGTLELDRIRKSMSVIVREPDGHNRLLVKGAVESVLDRSSRVQLADGCVVEMDESCRQLLLSRHVEMSSKGLRCLGLAYKDDLGELSDYNGENHPSHKKLVDPTCYSAIETDLVFVGVVGLRDPPREEVKFAIEECHGAGIEVMVITGDYKSTAEAICMEIGLFHNGEDLRGKSFTGKEFMGLSGSQQRNILSKPGGKVFSRAEPRHKQEIVRMLKEMGAVVAMTGDGVNDAPALKLADIGIAMGITGTEVAKEASDMVLADDNFSTIVSAVGEGRTIYNNMKAFIRYMISSNVGEVISIFLNAVLGIPECLMPVQLLWVNLVTDGPPATALGFNPADVDIMKKPPRKSTDPLIDSWVLFRYLVIGSYVGLATVGVFVLWYTQPSFMGIDLIQDGHTLVSLSQLRNWGNCSNWQDFTVTPFTVGNNRVISFSNPCDYFTTGKVKAVTLSLSVLVAIEMFNSLNALSEDNSLLTMPPWRNPYLLVAMVVSFGLHCLILYVPFLADVFGIVPLGFDEWVLVILVSSPVILIDELLKIVARSRKRTAKVKIA; this is encoded by the exons ATGATGGATGGCACACCATTTCCTGCTTGGTCAAAATCTGTGGAAGAATGCTTGAAAGCTTATAATGTGAAGCTTGAAAAAGGTTTATCTTCATATGATGTAGAGAAACGACATGAAATTTACGGTTTTAACGAGcttaaaaaagaaaaaggaaaaccgTTATGGCGACTTGTACTCGAACAGTTTGACGATATGCTTGTCAAAATCCTTCTGGTTGCAGCCTTCATTTCATTCGTTCTCGCATACTTTGAACAAAAAGAAACCAACGAATCTGCATTCGAAGCATACGTTGAACCAGTGGTGATCGTTTTGATCCTAGTTCTAAACGCTTTCGTGGGTGTTTGGCAAGAAAGTAATGCGGAAAAGGCCCTCAAAGCGTTAACAGAGATGCAATGCGAGTCCTGTAAGACTATGAGAGACGGGTATTTGGTCCCCGATTTGCCTGCTAGAGATCTTGTTCCTGGAGATATCGTGGAGTTGCGTGTAGGCGATAAAGTCCCAGCCGATATGAGAGTCGCAGTTCTGAAAACATCAACTTTACGAGTTGAACAAAGTTCTTTAACGGGTGAATCCGTTCCTGTTATGAAGGGAACCCAGCCTGTTTTAGTTAAGGATTGTGATTTGCAGGCTAAAGATAATATGGTGTTCGGTGGGACCACGATTGTGAACGGAAGTTGTATATGCATTGTCGTGAACACAGGGATGAGAACCGAGATTGGGGAAATACAGAAACAAATACACGAAGCTTCCATGGAAGAATCCGATACTCCGTTAAAGAAAAAACTCGATGAATTCGGAAACAATCTAACGACGGTGATCGGTTTCGTGTGTCTCGCTGTTTGGGCAATCAACTACAAATATTTCCTTACATGGGAAACGGTTAACGGGTGGCCAACTAACCTCAAATTCTCTTTCGAAAAATGCACTTATTATTTCAAAACCGCGGTTGCGCTAGCAGTAGCCGCAATTCCCGAAGGTCTTCCGGCAGTGATCACAACTTGTTTGGCTCTCGGTACAAGAAAAATGGCACAAAAGAACGCAATCATGAGGAAACTCGCTAGCGTTGAGACGTTAGGATGCACGACCGTGATCTGCTCTGATAAAACAGGCACGTTAACCACCAACCAAATGTCTGTGACGGAGATTTTAACGTTCGGTGGGAAAAAGACGGCTCCGAGGATGTTTCATGTGGAAGGGACAACTTATGATCCTAAAGACGGTGGTATCGTCGATTGGAGCTGTTTCAATATGGATGCTAATTTGCAAGCTGTCGCCGAAATATGCGCTGTGTGTAACGACGCTGGTGTTTATTATGACGGTCGTGTTTTTAAGGTTACCGGTTTGCCTACTGAAGCTGCTTTAAAAGTGCTGGTGGAAAAAATGGGAGTCCCCGACGTTAAAGCCCGAAAGAAAATTCGCGGATTGCAGATTATGGCAAACTATTTGATTGATAACAATAGTGTTAAGTTAG GGTGTTGCGACTGGTGGACTAAAAGATCGAAGCGTGTTGGCACGTTAGAGTTGGACCGGATTCGTAAGTCCATGAGTGTTATTGTCCGTGAGCCAGATGGACATAACCGATTGCTTGTCAAG GGTGCGGTCGAGAGTGTGTTAGATCGTAGCTCACGTGTTCAACTTGCGGACGGGTGCGTTGTAGAGATGGACGAATCGTGTAGACAACTATTGCTTTCACGACATGTGGAAATGAGTTCAAAGGGGTTACGGTGTTTGGGTTTAGCTTATAAGGACGATCTTGGTGAGCTTTCAGATTACAATGGCGAGAACCACCCGAGCCACAAGAAACTGGTCGACCCGACTTGCTACAGTGCAATCGAAACCGACCTTGTTTTTGTTGGAGTGGTTGGTCTAAGG GATCCGCCTCGTGAAGAGGTGAAATTCGCGATTGAAGAGTGTCATGGAGCAGGAATAGAAGTTATGGTGATAACAGGAGACTATAAGTCGACGGCTGAAGCCATTTGTATGGAAATCGGATTGTTTCACAATGGTGAGGATTTAAGAGGAAAAAGTTTTACAGGTAAAGAATTTATGGGATTATCCGGTTCGCAACAACGCAATATTTTGTCAAAACCCGGGGGAAAGGTGTTCTCGCGGGCTGAACCAAGGCACAAGCAAGAGATAGTGAGGATGCTAAAGGAGATGGGTGCGGTCGTTGCAATGACCGGAGACGGTGTTAATGATGCCCCTGCTTTGAAGCTTGCCGATATTGGAATTGCTATGGGGATTACCGGAACAGAG GTTGCTAAAGAGGCTTCTGATATGGTTCTAGCCGATGACAACTTTAGCACCATCGTTTCGGCTGTTGGTGAGGGTCGAACGATTTATAACAACATGAAAGCTTTTATAAG GTACATGATATCATCTAACGTCGGGGAAGTTATATCCATTTTCTTAAATGCTGTACTCGGGATACCGGAATGCTTGATGCCAGTGCAGCTTCTATGGGTCAATTTAGTTACCGATGGTCCACCTGCTACCGCCCTTGGTTTCAACCCTGCTGACGTGGATATAATGAAGAAACCGCCTCGTAAAAGTACCGACCCGCTCATTGACTCGTGGGTCCTATTTCGTTACTTG GTGATCGGTTCTTATGTGGGACTTGCAACTGTTGGCGTGTTTGTTCTATGGTACACACAACCGTCATTCATGGGTATCGATCTAATACAAGACGGGCACACACTTGTTTCACTATCTCAGCTAAGAAACTGGGGAAATTGCTCGAATTGGCAGGACTTCACCGTGACACCATTTACAGTCGGTAACAACCGAGTAATCAGTTTCTCAAACCCGTGTGACTATTTCACCACCGGGAAAGTCAAAGCAGTGACTTTATCACTCTCGGTATTAGTGGCTATCGAGATGTTTAATTCCCTAAACGCCCTTTCGGAAGACAACAGTTTGTTAACGATGCCACCTTGGAGGAACCCGTATCTTCTTGTTGCCATGGTGGTTTCCTTTGGGCTCCACTGTCTGATTCTTTATGTTCCATTCTTAGCAGATGTGTTTGGTATCGTTCCTTTGGGTTTCGACGAATGGGTTTTGGTCATCTTGGTTTCATCACCCGTAATTCTTATCGACGAGCTGCTGAAAATTGTCGCAAGGAGTAGAAAAAGGACCGCAAAAGTAAagatagcataa
- the LOC110864881 gene encoding pentatricopeptide repeat-containing protein At5g08510, whose translation MNQLKQIHSHTLRNGIDFNKFLITKLLQIPNIPYAHKLFDLIPQPSVFLYNKLIQAFSSHGPYHNCFSLYTHMCLNGCTPNQHSFTSLFAVSASLNLPHQGQTLHAQLVKLGYEFDLYASTALVNMYAKLGLLPSARQVFDKMTIRDVPTWNSLIAGYARNGDMEGAATLFDEMPVKNVVSWTAMISGYSQNGRYAHSLKLFMEMEKMKDLQPNEVTITSVLPACASLGALEVGQRIETYARARGYFKNLFVCNALLEMYAKCGRIDKATAIFEEIGTRRNLCSWNTMIMGLAVHGKSNEALKLFHQMLSEGVPPDDVTFVGAILACSHGGMVNKGREIFKSMENKFSITPKLEHYGCMVDLLGRAGRLQNAYNLIQTMPMEPDSVAWGTLLGACSFHNNVELAEIAAKHLSKLEPWNPGNYVILSNIYANTGRWDGVAKLRKTMKGSQITKAAGYSFIEEGSQVYKFIVDDKSHPRFQEIYGILNELSLKMKARYEDDATIFECFS comes from the exons ATGAACCAGCTGAAACAAATCCATTCTCACACCCTGCGCAATGGCATAGATTTCAACAAATTCCTAATCACCAAACTTCTTCAAATCCCCAACATCCCTTACGCCCACAAGCTGTTCGACCTTATTCCTCAACCAAGTGTCTTCCTCTACAACAAACTCATTCAAGCTTTTTCTTCACATGGCCCGTATCACAACTGTTTTTCTCTTTACACCCACATGTGCCTCAATGGTTGCACCCCTAACCAACACTCTTTCACGTCCCTCTTTGCTGTTTCTGCCTCGCTTAACCTACCGCACCAAGGACAGACGCTCCACGCGCAGTTGGTTAAACTTGGGTACGAGTTTGATCTCTACGCGTCAACCGCTCTAGTTAACATGTATGCTAAACTGGGCTTGTTACCTTctgcacgccaagtgtttgataaaatgacgATCAGAGATGTGCCCACTTGGAACTCTTTAATTGCGGGGTACGCGAGAAACGGGGATATGGAAGGAGCAGCTAcactgtttgatgaaatgcctgtTAAGAATGTTGTTTCTTGGACTGCCATGATATCCGGGTACTCGCAGAACGGGAGATACGCGCATTCTCTCAAGTTGTTTATGGAAATGGAGAAGATGAAAGATTTGCAACCGAATGAAGTGACGATAACTAGCGTTCTTCCGGCCTGTGCGAGTCTTGGAGCGTTGGAGGTGGGACAAAGGATTGAAACGTACGCAAGGGCACGAGGGTACTTTAAAAACTTATTTGTGTGCAATGCATTGCTGGAAATGTATGCGAAATGCGGTAGGATTGATAAAGCTACGGCGATATTTGAAGAAATTGGCACAAGGAGGAATTTATGCTCTTGGAATACTATGATCATGGGTTTGGCTGTTCATGGAAAATCTAATGAAGCCCTTAAACTTTTCCACCAAATGCTG TCAGAAGGCGTGCCACCGGATGATGTCACGTTTGTGGGAGCAATCCTTGCGTGCTCTCATGGAGGGATGGTGAACAAAGGGAGAGAGATATTCAAATCAATGGAGAATAAGTTTTCGATAACTCCGAAACTCGAACACTACGGATGCATGGTTGATCTTCTCGGGCGAGCTGGACGACTGCAAAACGCGTATAATCTTATCCAAACCATGCCAATGGAACCAGACTCGGTAGCTTGGGGGACTCTGCTAGGCGCGTGTAGTTTCCATAACAATGTTGAGTTAGCCGAGATTGCAGCCAAACATCTATCCAAGCTAGAGCCATGGAATCCGGGcaattatgtgattttatcgaatatATACGCGAATACAGGGAGGTGGGATGGAGTTGCGAAACTAAGAAAGACGATGAAGGGTTCTCAAATCACAAAGGCGGCCGGGTATAGTTTCATTGAAGAAGGAAGTCAAGTTTATAAGTTCATTGTTGATGATAAATCACATCCAAGATTTCAAGAAATTTATGGTATATTAAATGAACTTTCTTTAAAGATGAAGGCGCGTTATGAAGACGATGCCACTATTTTTGAATGTTTTAGCTAA
- the LOC110864880 gene encoding ATP synthase delta chain, chloroplastic, producing MEAISTTVPSINVRKLHPKPHHLRHLKPPLHLHHHPISVAGKPPTSISTKPTTPSHHTYTPHHLHPPPSRTQTHHRNAATGYAAALMDAALSSNSLDAVYKDVKRLLKWLQCNETLKGVMADPLVEEGVKGRVVKEVAEKGKLRRQVVAMVKMLVAKSKAGMVVQVMEEFEGIYYQLNTGLRVVA from the coding sequence ATGGAGGCGATATCAACCACCGTTCCATCTATCAACGTCCGTAAACTCCACCCCAAAccccaccacctccgccacctcaAACCCCCCCTTCATCTCCACCACCACCCCATCTCCGTCGCCGGAAAACCCCCTACTTCAATCTCAACCAAACCCACCACCCCCTCCCACCACACCTACACCCCACACCACCTCCACCCACCCCCATCTCGCACCCAGACCCATCATCGCAACGCCGCCACGGGGTACGCGGCGGCGCTCATGGACGCGGCCCTGAGCAGCAACTCATTAGATGCGGTTTACAAGGATGTGAAAAGGTTGTTGAAGTGGCTGCAATGTAATGAAACGTTGAAGGGTGTGATGGCTGACCCTTTGGTGGAAGAGGGTGTGAAAGGGAGGGTGGTGAAAGAGGTGGCGGAGAAGGGGAAGTTGCGACGGCAGGTGGTGGCGATGGTGAAGATGCTGGTGGCGAAGAGTAAAGCTGGGATGGTGGTGCAGGTGATGGAGGAGTTTGAAGGGATTTATTATCAGCTTAATACTGGTTTAAGGGTTGTTGCTTGA